A genomic segment from Diadema setosum chromosome 11, eeDiaSeto1, whole genome shotgun sequence encodes:
- the LOC140234918 gene encoding allatostatin-A receptor-like, producing the protein MPTINSSLDGSVYDPYSDSTLVISNTILASIICVISIVGVLGNSFVILLVSLSRQLQTVTNIFVVSLTTSDLIGCGMLSLDAVALTTLEGWPLPDWVCQMVGGVTLIAFKASIVHLALISVDRFIVITRPRMKYKEIYSSRNVFFMVCFAWLCPLLGIVLPTALGFGRLGYNADNHFCVFDGTRLQLRIVYIIEEVLFVTTFSIISACYLKIFIYVKAQHHNLLKLFKNNSGKSTAPEQSEIKMRMTIDKREIEITKNLFIVVCGFFACILPNTLCVLTEKCYLKYFKFTAVVYSINSCINPFIYCFKQPLFRQISLCVFRCRWSKIPKPSPWLQRLIAKNKKTEMVKNDDVSNNVSVISTGELSMSKQTT; encoded by the coding sequence ATGCCTACGATTAATTCAAGCCTTGACGGAAGCGTCTATGATCCATACTCTGATTCGACTCTGGTCATCAGTAACACGATCCTCGCCTCCATCATCTGTGTCATTAGCATCGTCGGCGTACTCGGTAACAGTTTCGTCATCCTGCTCGTCTCCCTGTCCCGCCAGCTCCAGACCGTCACCAACATCTTCGTGGTGAGTCTGACCACCTCCGACCTGATCGGATGCGGCATGCTGAGCCTCGACGCGGTGGCGCTAACGACGCTTGAGGGATGGCCGTTGCCTGATTGGGTGTGTCAAATGGTGGGCGGGGTCACCCTCATTGCCTTCAAAGCGAGCATCGTCCACCTTGCCTTGATCAGCGTCGATAGATTTATCGTCATCACCCGCCCGAGAATGAAGTACAAAGAAATATACAGTAGCAGAAACGTGTTTTTCATGGTTTGCTTCGCCTGGCTTTGTCCGCTTTTGGGAATTGTCCTCCCGACAGCTCTAGGATTTGGACGCCTAGGGTACAACGCAGATAACCATTTCTGCGTGTTTGATGGGACGAGACTGCAGCTGAGGATTGTGTACATTATCGAGGAGGTTCTCTTTGTCACAACTTTCTCTATCATCAGCGCTTGTTATCTGAAAATCTTCATCTACGTCAAGGCCCAGCACCACAATCTTTTGAAGCTTTTCAAGAACAACTCCGGCAAGTCTACGGCACCAGAGCAAAGCGAGATCAAAATGCGTATGACCATCGATAAACGTGAGATTGAAATTACCAAGAACCTCTTTATCGTAGTTTGCGGGTTTTTCGCTTGCATCCTTCCCAACACGCTTTGCGTCTTGACGGAGAAATGCTACCTGAAGTACTTCAAATTTACTGCTGTTGTGTACTCCATAAATTCCTGCATCAATCCATTCATCTACTGTTTTAAGCAACCGCTTTTTCGTCAAATTTCCCTCTGCGTGTTCCGGTGTCGTTGGTCAAAGATTCCCAAACCTTCTCCGTGGTTACAGCGCCTAATAGCAAAGAACAAAAAGACAGAAATGGTGAAAAATGATGACGTATCTAATAATGTGTCTGTGATTTCGACTGGCGAACTGTCAATGTCGAAACAAACTACCTAA